In the Tenrec ecaudatus isolate mTenEca1 chromosome 16, mTenEca1.hap1, whole genome shotgun sequence genome, one interval contains:
- the LOC142429927 gene encoding zinc finger protein 77-like isoform X5 → MDTVAFEDVVVDFSPEEWALLDHAQRKLYRHVMEETFRNLASVVSQNLDDGEKLSTENSIVQFLKSVSSSSKVREICGFHVTDDQDNDRNSHARRSIEQNVCEIKKKSQRGQTYSWIPDPHLFNRTYHEPYPSLSLHCGKSSVDQSSSLKLHPGFHSESDIYQDGEHGAGCRCPYSHSPVRTLTEEKPKECTDYGSNSEEKPFG, encoded by the exons ATG GACACCGTGGCTTTTGAAGATGTGGTTGTGGACTTTTCCCCAGAAGAGTGGGCCTTGCTGGATCATGCTCAGAGGAAACTCTATAGGCATGTGATGGAGGAGACTTTCAGAAACCTAGCCTCAGTAG TTTCCCAAAACCTTGATGATGGAGAAAAGCTGTCCACTGAAAATTCAATAGTCCAATTCCTGAAAAGTGTCTCCTCGTCCTCCAAGGTAAGAGAAATATGTGGATTCCACGTCACTGACGATCAGGATAATGACCGGAACAGTCATGCAAG AAGATCTATTGAACAGAATGTCTGTGAAATTAAGAAGAAAAGTCAGCGTGGACAGACCTACAGCTGGATTCCAGATCCTCACCTGTTCAACAGAACTTACCATGAACCATATCCTTCATTGTCCCTTCACTGTGGGAAATCCTCCGTGGACCAGTCATCATCACTGAAGCTTCATCCTGGCTTTCACTCTGAAAGTGACATCTATCAGGATGGAGAACACGGAGCAGGCTGCAGGTGTCCTTACTCACACAGTCCTGTGAGAACGCTAACCGAAGAGAAACCTAAGGAATGTACGGACTATGGGAGCAACAGTGAGGAGAAGCCCTTTGGTT GA